Proteins found in one Leishmania donovani BPK282A1 complete genome, chromosome 13 genomic segment:
- a CDS encoding RNA helicase, putative, with protein MQSSGPPGKPPWGGGRGPWGANNSSANNAVVQPSFHDRSTRRGPSGKINTTNNSGNNNNQPAKQSHAHDSTAEQSIQSGDPMGSPADRKAPDVQARDVGGFYGKEKPTASSRSQQGNRGHATASVGSDGGAGAVGTSAAIDATLKRLTVLLNRRFFHSNQQQGVSHQQNSVAQSSLSEDIFTGGVQTNSFVSECMQAQRPVALLTHSGEPLSPRGDRVGGSGRSAYQAQRKISLDMLLSSVDDIVSQVYVNFDEDLTKVLLNALDRVTACDTLDQRERTKVRVIDELLEVLGDKHYDLLQCVMYRPREVFLRLLEEFCTLEDAGDATTSQSSSGPKGLTVRFVKNNQRSQGQDVVINDAGKLTDQKWLAHMNRRYRVLMQESELDELFKRDFSVTGSIMPTGATVTKKSGHVRIHIPPPRQEILPESKRVCVATSLPEWTHPAFLSITHLNTIQTTIFETAFHTSQNMLVCAPTGAGKTVCGLLVMLRCISEHFEGGVLDRDFKIIFVAPMKALAQEMVENFSRRLAPFMIKVRELTGDMQLTKRELAETQVIVTTPEKWDVITRKQSNEELVSQVRLIIMDEIHLLNEERGPVLEALVARTLRHGELNPEQRVRLVGLSATLPNYKDVANFLQADLREGLKVFGPEYRPVPLEQTFIGLQNTSGPQKRNKEFELDRLAYEEVVKNVREGHQVMVFVHSRKQTVGLAKYFIEESTRRGEEHLFQYKGVMPSAIEKKGRTLQGRDLTSLFAAGFGAHHAGLVRYDRTTTEGFFRDGYLRVLCCTSTLAWGVNLPAHTVVIRGTQMYDPKRGGLVSISVLDVMQIFGRAGRPQFDTSGHGIIISDDKEVSHFLRLIAHALPIESQMQGKLCDHLNAEVNAGTISSVMEASSWLEYTYMWQRIRVNPLTYGLKVNNVRKDPELKTVRYSMINTSFTELAIAGMVRYNPETGSVESTDLGRLASHYYITYESISIFNEKMRRPDDTWIDALDMGTAMNIAASAKEFSQLKVRQEELDELQNLHQLLPKHVREYRVSGESADETSTQWKVTTLLKAYINRLSVETHSLSSDMLYVLQNMPRICRALFEIELERGHPLTTYTYLTLCKCIEHRCWDFEHPLMQFANWSHRVNITDAVWMNLNKCNPSMQLLQEMTAKEVGEMVHNVRAGRDIADLVSKFPSVNIDIDVQPITRSILRVKVTIEADFVWSRDLSGNSEVFWLLVEDQDNHFIFHHESVTLTRKEVETGTPHVVNLAVPIVPQYDMYAVRLYSDRWMGCKEDYTFSIGHLHLPEDSQMTTKLLPLSPLRLHVIPEEYHAMYRNYRQFNAVQTQIFYTMFHTDQNVFLGAPTGSGKTIAAEMAILRVFEQYPGKKVVYIAPLKALVKERLRDWKARMMLVGRSVVELSGDATPDISALAKADILCTTPEKWDGISRNWQVRSYVTAVKLVVFDEVHMLGTDRGPILEVIVSRMRYIGWNRKAPIRLVGLSTAVSNPGDLSSWLGVEKKWAVFNFDPSVRPVPMTVHIAGYHGKNYCPRMATMNKPTYNAICEKSPTQPVIVFVSSRRQTRLTAMALIGFLLMEGNTAKWVHMNVDQVQEYTSKLDDPYVKHCLQFGVGIHHAGLLEGDRTIVEEAFLSNRIQVLVATSTLAWGVNFPAHMVVVKGTEYYDAKTNSYVDFPITDVLQMIGRAGRPQFDTEGVAQVLCHEPKKGFYRKFLYDPFPVESALHKQLHVHINAEIVSGTINTRQDAVNYLTWTYLFRRIARNPSYYGLEDGSPKAVTIFLSTLVKGVLADLERCGCIEQPDAMDEDADPDAIQYTVLGKLCSYYYISHITVDLFNRNIEPDHSCGELLRLLCDAEEFNELPVRHNEDKLNMELARQLPLPVRDAEADSPHAKAFLLFQALFERAPMPITDYITDQKSAMDNAVRVIQAMVDVAANNGHLYAALRCMTLMQCMVQARWWDDNSLLQIPNVVKAMLPVIEKECDGVRHAAELANRPLAVLQKFQKVLEMPVFGLRERDVNESMEAVRGLPLIQVDLTIQQQHPAAAEEMNAEDEETVVTYELAVHLQRLSFGQKSVIAPHFSKAKDEQYWVVVGHEPTGELVALKRVNRLRQSSTATLRIDWDEDWVQYSPDGTVELNLYLVCDSYIGMDQQYSFILPQFKLSCCSGGAEGSC; from the coding sequence ATGCAATCCTCTGGTCCCCCTGGAAAACCGCCGTGGGGCGGAGGTCGCGGCCCCTGGGGCGCCAATaacagcagcgccaacaACGCTGTCGTTCAGCCATCCTTTCACGACAGGAGCACCAGAAGAGGCCCCAGCGGAAAGATCAACACCACCAACAACAgtggcaacaacaacaaccaaCCTGCAAAGCAGAGCCACGCTCACGACAGCACGGCAGAGCAGAGCATCCAAAGTGGAGATCCGATGGGCAGCCCAGCGGATCGGAAGGCGCCTGATGTACAGGCCCGTGACGTGGGGGGCTTTTACGGGAAGGAAAAGCCAACTGCGAGCTCTCGCTCGCAGCAAGGAAATCGTGGCcatgccaccgccagcgtgggcagcgacggcggcgcaggtgctgtGGGGACCAGTGCGGCGATCGATGCCACGCTGAAGCGTCTGACGGTGCTTCTCAACCGAAGGTTCTTCCACTCCAATCAGCAGCAGGGGGTGTCGCATCAGCAAAACTCTGTGGCGCAAAGCAGCTTGTCAGAGGATATCTTTACGGGTGGCGTGCAGACGAACAGCTTCGTGTCCGAGTGCATGCAGGCGCAGAGgcccgtggcgctgctcaccCACTCTGGCgagccgctgtcgccgcgcggCGATCGCGTCGGTGGATCTGGCCGCTCGGCGTACCAGGCGCAACGCAAGATTTCGCTGGATATGCTACTCTCCAGCGTTGACGATATCGTGTCACAGGTATACGTGAACTTTGACGAGGATCTCACCAAGGTGCTGCTCAACGCACTCGATCGCGTCACGGCGTGCGACACACTGGATCAGAGGGAGCGAACAAAGGTGCGCGTGATCGACGAGCTGCTTGAGGTGCTCGGAGACAAGCATTACGACCTGCTGCAGTGCGTTATGTACCGCCCTCGCGAGGTCTTCCTCCGGCTCCTGGAGGAGTTCTGCACCTTGGAGGATGCCGGGGATGCCACGACGAGCCAGTCCTCTAGCGGCCCGAAGGGGCTGACGGTGCGCTTCGTGAAGAACAATCAGCGCTCGCAGGGGCAGGATGTGGTGATCAACGACGCGGGCAAGCTCACCGACCAGAAGTGGCTTGCCCACATGAACAGGCGCTACCGTGTCTTGATGCAGGAGTCCGAGCTGGATGAGCTCTTTAAGCGGGACTTCAGCGTGACCGGGTCCATTATGCCGACAGGCGCTACTGTCACCAAAAAGTCGGGGCACGTGCGCATCCACATTCCCCCTCCAAGGCAGGAGATCTTACCTGAGAGCAAGCGCGTCTGCGTTGCGACGTCCCTGCCAGAGTGGACACACCCAGCCTTTCTCTCCATCACGCACCTCAACACGATTCAGACAACGATCTTTGAGACAGCGTTTCACACATCGCAGAACATGCTGGTGTGCGCGCCGACGGGTGCGGGTAAGACGGTGTGTGGGCTGCTTGTGATGCTGCGGTGCATCAGCGAGCACTTTGAGGGCGGTGTGCTGGATCGAGACTTCAAGATCATCTTTGTTGCCCCAATGAAGGCGCTCGCGCAGGAGATGGTTGAGAACTTCTCGCGCCGCCTGGCACCGTTCATGATAAAGGTGCGCGAGCTTACGGGCGACATGCAGCTGACCAAGCGGGAGCTGGCGGAGACGCAGGTGATCGTGACAACGCCGGAGAAGTGGGACGTCATCACCCGCAAGCAGAGCAACGAGGAGCTGGTAAGCCAAGTGCGGCTCATCATCATGGATGAGATTCATCTCCTGAACGAAGAGCGCGGCCCGGTGCTAGAGGCGTTGGTCGCGCGCACACTGCGGCACGGCGAGCTGAATCCGGAGCAGCGCGTCCGTCTGGTGGGCCTCTCCGCCACGCTGCCCAACTACAAGGACGTGGCGAACTTCCTGCAGGCGGACTTGCGGGAGGGTCTGAAGGTGTTCGGCCCGGAGTATCGCCCTGTCCCGCTGGAGCAGACATTTATTGGCCTGCAAAACACATCTGGGCCGCAGAAGCGCAACAAGGAGTTCGAGCTCGATCGCCTGGCGTATGAGGAGGTGGTGAAGAATGTGCGGGAGGGGCACCAGGTAATGGTGTTTGTGCACTCGCGGAAGCAGACGGTGGGGCTGGCCAAGTACTTTATCGAGGAGTCGACGCGCCGTGGGGAGGAGCACCTGTTTCAGTACAAAGGTGTCATGCCCTCAGCGATCGAGAAGAAGGGCCGCACGCTCCAGGGACGCGACTTGACCTCGTTATTCGCCGCGGGCTTTGGCGCGCACCACGCCGGCCTCGTTCGCTACGACCGCACCACTACCGAAGGCTTCTTCAGGGACGGGTACTTGCGagtgctgtgctgcacgaGTACCCTGGCGTGGGGTGTGAACctgccggcgcacacggTGGTCATTCGCGGCACGCAAATGTACGACCCCAAGCGCGGTGGCCTCGTCTCCATTTCGGTGCTGGATGTGATGCAGATCTTCGGCCGCGCTGGTCGTCCGCAGTTCGACACGAGCGGACATGGCATCATCATCTCAGATGACAAGGAGGTGAGCCACTTCCTCCGGCTCATCGCACACGCCCTGCCTATCGAGAGCCAGATGCAAGGTAAGCTGTGCGACCACCTGAACGCCGAGGTGAACGCCGGCACGATATCCTCCGTGATGGAGGCCTCCTCGTGGCTGGAGTACACGTACATGTGGCAGCGGATTCGGGTGAATCCGCTGACGTACGGGCTGAAGGTGAACAATGTTCGCAAAGACCCGGAGCTCAAGACAGTGCGGTACAGTATGATCAACACTTCGTTCACCGAACTCGCCATTGCGGGCATGGTGCGCTACAACCCGGAGACGGGCTCGGTGGAGAGCACCGATCTCGGCCGTCTCGCGAGCCACTACTACATCACCTACGAGAGTATCAGTATATTCAACGAGAAGATGCGCCGCCCCGATGACACGTGGATCGACGCGTTGGACATGGGCACCGCCATGAAcatcgccgcctcggcaAAGGAGTTCAGCCAGCTGAAAGTGcggcaggaggagctggatgagctgcagaacctgcaccagctgctgccgaagcATGTGCGTGAGTACCGGGTGAGTGGCGAGAGCGCCGACGAGACAAGCACGCAGTGGAAGGTGACGACGTTGCTCAAGGCGTACATTAACCGCCTTTCTGTTGAGACGCATTCTCTGTCCTCCGACATGTTGTACGTGCTGCAGAACATGCCCCGCATCTGCCGCGCCCTCTTCGAGATTGAGCTGGAGCGTGGCCACCCCCTCACCACGTACACGTACTTGACGTTGTGCAAGTGCATTGAGCACCGCTGCTGGGACTTTGAGCACCCGCTGATGCAGTTCGCGAATTGGAGCCACCGGGTGAACATCACAGACGCGGTGTGGATGAACCTGAACAAGTGCAACCCGAgcatgcagctgctgcaagaGATGacggcgaaggaggtgggggagATGGTGCACAACGTGCGCGCCGGTCGCGACATTGCCGATCTGGTGTCGAAGTTTCCCTCGGTGAACATCGACATTGATGTGCAGCCCATCACCCGCTCCATCCTGCGCGTCAAGGTGACGATTGAGGCGGATTTTGTGTGGAGTCGCGACTTGTCCGGCAACTCCGAGGTGTTCTGGCTGCTGGTGGAGGACCAGGACAACCACTTCATCTTCCACCACGAGTCGGTCACGCTCACACGCAAGGAGGTGGAGACCGGCACGCCGCACGTGGTGAATCTTGCTGTTCCGATTGTGCCCCAGTACGACATGTACGCGGTGCGCCTCTACAGTGACCGCTGGATGGGCTGCAAGGAGGACTACACCTTCTCCATCGGCCACCTGCACCTTCCGGAGGACTCGCAGATGACGacgaagctgctgccgctgagccCGCTTCGGCTGCACGTGATCCCGGAGGAGTACCATGCTATGTACCGAAACTACCGCCAGTTCAACGCGGTGCAGACGCAAATCTTCTACACCATGTTTCACACAGACCAGAACGTCTTCCTTGGTGCGCCGACGGGCAGTGGTAAGACGATTGCGGCAGAGATGGCCATCCTCCGCGTGTTTGAGCAGTATCCCGGGAAGAAGGTGGTGTATATTGCGCCGCTCAAGGCCCTTGtgaaggagcggctgcgtgaCTGGAAGGCCCGCATGATGCTTGTGGGGCGCTCCGTGGTGGAGCTGTCGGGTGATGCGACGCCGGACATTAGCGCGCTCGCCAAGGCGGACATCTTGTGCACGACTCCGGAGAAGTGGGATGGCATTTCGCGTAACTGGCAGGTGCGCAGCTACGTCACGGCCGTGAAGCTGGTTGTGTTTGATGAGGTGCACATGCTGGGCACCGACCGTGGTCCGATTCTGGAGGTGATTGTGAGCCGCATGCGCTACATCGGGTGGAACCGGAAGGCGCCGATCCGCTTGGTAGGTCTCTCCACGGCCGTCTCGAACCCGGGCGACCTGAGCTCGTGGCTTGGTGTGGAGAAGAAGTGGGCCGTGTTCAACTTTGACCCGTCAGTGCGTCCGGTGCCGATGACCGTGCACATTGCGGGCTACCATGGCAAGAACTACTGCCCCCGCATGGCCACCATGAACAAGCCGACGTACAACGCCATTTGCGAGAAGAGCCCAACGCAGCCGGTGATTGTGTTCGtctcgtcgcggcggcagacgcgaCTGACGGCCATGGCCCTCATCGGCTTCCTGCTGATGGAGGGCAACACGGCCAAGTGGGTGCACATGAATGTGGATCAGGTGCAGGAGTACACCTCAAAGCTGGATGACCCGTACGTGAAGCACTGCCTGCAGTTCGGCGTCGGCATCCACCACGCCGGGTTGCTGGAGGGCGACCGCACGATTGTGGAGGAGGCCTTCCTGTCAAATCGCATTCAGGTTCTGGTAGCGACGTCGACCTTGGCGTGGGGTGTCAACTTCCCTGCGCACATGGTTGTGGTGAAGGGCACCGAGTACTACGACGCCAAGACAAACTCCTACGTGGACTTCCCGATCACGGATGTGCTGCAAATGATCGGCCGTGCCGGGCGTCCGCAGTTTGACACGGAGGGCGTGGCCCAGGTGCTGTGCCACGAGCCGAAGAAGGGCTTCTACCGCAAGTTCCTCTACGACCCTTTCCCGGTGGAGAGCGCGCTGCACAAGCAGCTGCACGTCCACATCAATGCCGAAATTGTGTCGGGGACGATCAACACTCGTCAGGATGCAGTGAACTACCTGACGTGGACCTACCTCTTTCGCCGAATTGCACGCAACCCCTCCTACTACGGCCTGGAGGACGGCTCTCCCAAGGCGGTCACCATCTTCCTCTCCACCCTGGTGAAGGGCGTGCTGGCGGACCTTGAGCGGTGCGGCTGTATTGAACAGCCGGATGCAATGGACGAGGATGCCGACCCGGATGCGATTCAGTACACCGTCCTAGGCAAGCTGTGTTCGTACTACTACATCTCCCACATCACGGTGGACTTGTTCAACCGCAACATCGAGCCGGATCACTCCTGCGGCGAGCTTCTGCGTCTACTGTGCGACGCGGAGGAGTTCAACGAGTTGCCGGTGCGCCACAACGAAGACAAGCTGAACATGGAACTGGCGcgtcagctgccgctgcctgtcCGCGACGCAGAGGCGGACAGTCCGCATGCCAAGGCgttcctcctcttccaggCGCTCTTTGAGCGTGCGCCGATGCCTATCACTGACTACATTACAGATCAGAAGTCCGCCATGGACAACGCAGTGCGTGTGATTCAGGCCATGGTGGACGTGGCCGCCAACAACGGCCACCTGTACGCCGCGCTGCGTTGCATGACGCTCATGCAGTGTATGGTGCAGGCCCGCTGGTGGGACGATAACTCTCTGCTGCAGATCCCGAATGTAGTCAAGGCGATGCTTCCGGTGATTGAAAAGGAGTGCGACGGGGTACGTCacgcggcggagctggcgaacCGCCCGTTGGCAGTGCTGCAGAAGTTCCAGAAGGTGCTCGAGATGCCCGTATTCGGGCTGCGAGAGCGGGACGTGAACGAGtcgatggaggcggtgcgcgggcTGCCGCTCATCCAGGTCGACCTCACcattcagcagcagcatcctgctgcagcggaggaAATGAATGCGGAAGACGAGGAGACCGTCGTGACGTACGAGCTGGCGGTGCATCTGCAGCGGCTTTCCTTCGGACAGAAGAGCGTCATCGCGCCGCACTTCTCGAAGGCCAAGGATGAGCAGTACTGGGTAGTTGTCGGCCACGAGCCGACAGGCGAGCTTGTTGCGTTGAAGCGTGTGAATCGGCTGCGACAgagcagcacggcgacgctgcggatCGACTGGGACGAGGACTGGGTGCAGTACAGCCCCGACGGCACCGTGGAGCTGAATCTGTATCTCGTGTGTGACTCGTATATCGGCATGGATCAGCAGTACAGCTTCATCCTTCCTCAGTTCAAactgagctgctgctccggcggcgcagaagggaGTTGCTAG